In the genome of Anabaena cylindrica PCC 7122, the window AAAATAGCAGGTAAAGTTTTCCACAGTGTGACTAGGTTTATTTCTACACCAATGAGGAGAAAAATAAAGGTGTTGACGGTAAAACTGGCATATTCCCAAAAACTAAATAAGGTAATGCGGCTGGAAGCAGAAGTATTGCGAGACAGTCCAAAATTTCCGAAAATTAATCCAGCTACTACTACGGCAACAGCGCCTGATACACCGAGAGATTGACCAACTTGAAAGGTTCCTAGTGCAACTGCGACAGTTAGTAAGAGACTGCCAAGGGGATCATCTAAACGGGAAAATATAGGTATGCTCAAGTAACCTAAGACTAAACCCACAAGGCAGCCCCCTACAGAGATAAATAGTACTTGTTGAATTCCTTCTAGTAAGGTCAGTGAACCTGTGGAATAGACTTGCAAAATCAGGTTAAATGAAACTAGGGCAGCGGCATCGTTAAAAAGGGTTTCTCCTTCAACGATCGCAGAAAGTCGAGAAGGTACTTGTATCTCTTTAAAGACGGCAATCATGGAAACTGTATCAGTGTTTGCTAGAATTACCCCTACAAATAAAGCAGGTATCCAAGTCAGTCCCAGTCCAAATTTCAACAGGACGGCAATGATAGCACTGGAAAGCACAGCCCCTGGGCCTGCCAAAAGGGCAATTGGTTTAAACGTGCTGCGTAACCGACTGATATCAGTATTGATACCAGCATCAAAGATGAGGATTGGTAGAAAAAGATTCAAAACTAAGGCGGGATCTAAACCTATAGGACGAGATAATAGCTCAGTAATTGGTAAACCTGCTAAGACTAAACCCGTGACATAAGGGATTCTCAATCGACGAGATACTAATGCTACACCAGTGGCAACTAGCAGGAGAATAATTGAAATTTTGACTAATTCGGTAATATTCATTTAAATTTTGAGAATTTATGGGAACTTTATTGACAGACGTTGCTAAAGCGGTGATTGGCACTCATATCATGTTCGACAAATTGGTTATGATCACCACATCTGTGCAAAAATTGGTAAACTCTTTAATGCTGAGTGATGTGTGAGATTTCTGACTGATGGCTAAAACCTGTGCAGCGACTACGGTTTTGTAACTCAGCAATCTTCATTGACTTTGGTTATTATAATTAACTTTATTTTTGTTATGACTACTGT includes:
- a CDS encoding cation:proton antiporter encodes the protein MNITELVKISIILLLVATGVALVSRRLRIPYVTGLVLAGLPITELLSRPIGLDPALVLNLFLPILIFDAGINTDISRLRSTFKPIALLAGPGAVLSSAIIAVLLKFGLGLTWIPALFVGVILANTDTVSMIAVFKEIQVPSRLSAIVEGETLFNDAAALVSFNLILQVYSTGSLTLLEGIQQVLFISVGGCLVGLVLGYLSIPIFSRLDDPLGSLLLTVAVALGTFQVGQSLGVSGAVAVVVAGLIFGNFGLSRNTSASSRITLFSFWEYASFTVNTFIFLLIGVEINLVTLWKTLPAILLAVLVYQAGRILTVYPLLTAIRWFDRPIPLRWQHLLFLGNIKGSLSMALVLSLPSTLPGREFLITLVFGCVLVSLVGQGLSLPGLVKRLKLSKFSEAQHQVEEMQAQLMTGKAAQDELDSLLKSGVLPKSLYEEMRSAYQVRIAGAEKALREFYNRRPDELGAKRDDSSKLETIRRRLLLAEKGALNEAIRKRILAEDIARGRIQTIDEQLLQLDDD